The Actinomyces sp. oral taxon 414 genome has a segment encoding these proteins:
- a CDS encoding vWA domain-containing protein: MIAAPPPAGPDPGAERAPAPAPDLAEQVLARFTQARLWAAARAPYLARALFALQPVLVEARLDETTGEPVADPALRAFPTDTRWRVHLDPGTALTTPVAEIGWWMLHHIGHLVRHHAVRAPAPPPGPAAGPTVPAAGRSAPSRGAAPAAGAREAPRPWNLAADAEVNDDLESMGLTTPVGVVSPRGLGLPPGRLAEEYLSLIEVLDAAHRRGGRPLADPIDCGGAVDGIDDAPPGAGEPAPGLDDTERDLLELAVAREIETRSARRATIPGGWRRWAQGRLHPAVDWRAELGALLRRGVRRTAGRVDFTYARPSRRKTGDGIVMPAMVGPDPDVALVVDTSGSITPTLLTGFLTEITAILARAAGPRRRVRLICCDRRAHGVQTVRRAQDIELIGGGGTDQREGIGAALALRPRPDLILVLTDGQTPWPDRRPPVPVVIALVEPGPGLRAETPPPAWARTIPLPAGHPSAGAAVARSRT; the protein is encoded by the coding sequence ATGATCGCCGCCCCGCCCCCCGCGGGCCCCGACCCGGGGGCGGAGCGCGCCCCGGCCCCCGCCCCCGACCTCGCCGAACAGGTGCTGGCCCGTTTCACTCAGGCCCGGCTGTGGGCGGCCGCCCGGGCACCGTACCTGGCCCGCGCGCTATTCGCGCTCCAACCGGTCCTCGTCGAGGCGCGTCTGGACGAGACCACCGGCGAGCCTGTCGCCGACCCGGCCCTGCGGGCCTTCCCGACCGACACCCGGTGGCGCGTCCACCTCGACCCCGGCACGGCCCTGACCACGCCGGTGGCCGAAATCGGCTGGTGGATGCTGCACCACATCGGCCACCTCGTCCGCCATCACGCGGTGCGCGCCCCGGCCCCGCCCCCGGGCCCGGCGGCGGGTCCGACGGTGCCCGCCGCGGGTCGGAGCGCGCCTTCGCGGGGCGCGGCGCCCGCCGCGGGGGCGCGAGAGGCGCCGCGCCCCTGGAACCTGGCCGCCGACGCCGAGGTCAACGACGACCTGGAGTCCATGGGGCTCACCACGCCCGTCGGAGTCGTCTCGCCCCGCGGCCTGGGCCTTCCCCCCGGACGACTGGCCGAGGAGTACCTGTCCCTCATCGAGGTCCTCGACGCCGCGCACCGCCGGGGCGGGCGCCCGCTCGCCGACCCCATTGACTGCGGCGGCGCCGTCGACGGCATCGACGACGCGCCCCCCGGCGCGGGAGAGCCCGCCCCCGGACTCGACGACACCGAACGCGACCTGCTCGAACTCGCCGTCGCCCGCGAGATCGAGACCCGTTCGGCCCGCCGTGCCACCATCCCCGGCGGATGGCGGCGCTGGGCGCAGGGGCGGCTGCACCCCGCCGTCGACTGGCGCGCCGAGCTCGGAGCCCTCCTGCGCCGCGGGGTGCGCCGGACGGCGGGCCGGGTGGACTTCACCTACGCCCGCCCCTCGCGCCGGAAGACCGGCGACGGGATCGTCATGCCCGCGATGGTCGGCCCGGACCCCGACGTCGCGCTCGTCGTCGACACCTCCGGCTCCATCACCCCGACCCTCCTGACCGGCTTCCTGACCGAGATCACGGCGATCCTCGCCCGCGCCGCCGGACCGCGGCGCCGTGTGCGCCTCATCTGCTGCGACCGGCGCGCCCACGGCGTCCAGACCGTCCGCCGCGCCCAGGACATCGAGCTGATCGGCGGTGGCGGCACCGACCAGCGCGAGGGCATCGGCGCCGCACTGGCCCTGCGACCCCGCCCCGACCTCATCCTCGTCCTGACCGACGGGCAGACCCCCTGGCCCGATCGGCGCCCGCCCGTGCCCGTGGTCATCGCCCTGGTCGAACCCGGCCCGGGCCTGCGGGCCGAGACCCCGCCGCCCGCATGGGCGCGCACCATCCCCCTGCCGGCGGGCCACCCGTCCGCCGGCGCCGCCGTCGCCAGGAGCAGGACATGA
- a CDS encoding alpha/beta fold hydrolase yields MLSNPFEGRHDPLPPALAKRGFAQHLARVADDVTLSYVRGPAHGEPLLLIPAQMGTWLTYARVATELSRDFEVLAVDVTGHGASSWTPGRYTWDAVGTHLAALLAAAVERPALVAGNSSGGIFALWLAARHPEAVSAVVLEDAPVFSVEWPRFRDRDRFVYNGLAHAAKVLGAPDRRLADYFRGQELPVSPRRTKRFPDWVIDRLIDPGVRRWERRHPGEPSGFQAWWAPAVFGEFFRSLSMFDPDFARAFVDGRMYGDFSHAAALRAARAPILLMHANWMRIEPYGLVGALDDDDVTHVLELAPRTRVRHFKANHVIHRDDPRGYIRAIREFRGAPPS; encoded by the coding sequence ATGTTGAGCAACCCCTTCGAGGGACGGCACGACCCGCTCCCACCGGCGCTCGCGAAGAGGGGCTTCGCGCAGCACCTCGCCCGGGTCGCCGACGACGTGACCCTCAGCTACGTCCGAGGTCCCGCCCACGGCGAACCCCTCCTCCTCATCCCCGCCCAGATGGGCACCTGGCTCACCTACGCCCGGGTCGCCACCGAACTCAGCCGCGACTTCGAGGTCCTGGCCGTGGACGTCACCGGGCACGGGGCCTCCAGCTGGACACCGGGGCGCTACACCTGGGACGCCGTCGGCACCCACCTCGCCGCCCTCCTGGCCGCGGCGGTGGAGCGCCCGGCCCTGGTCGCGGGCAATTCCTCCGGCGGCATCTTCGCCCTGTGGCTCGCGGCGCGCCACCCGGAGGCCGTCAGCGCCGTCGTCCTGGAGGACGCCCCCGTCTTCTCCGTGGAATGGCCCCGCTTCCGGGACCGCGACCGCTTCGTCTACAACGGTCTCGCCCACGCGGCGAAGGTGCTCGGCGCCCCCGACCGCCGCCTGGCCGACTACTTCCGCGGCCAGGAGCTCCCCGTCTCGCCCCGGCGCACCAAGCGCTTCCCCGACTGGGTCATCGACCGCCTCATCGACCCCGGCGTGCGGCGCTGGGAGCGCCGCCATCCCGGCGAGCCCTCGGGCTTCCAGGCATGGTGGGCCCCTGCGGTCTTCGGGGAGTTCTTCCGCTCCCTGTCCATGTTCGACCCCGACTTCGCCCGCGCCTTCGTCGACGGGCGCATGTACGGCGACTTCTCGCACGCCGCGGCCCTGCGCGCCGCCCGGGCCCCGATCCTGCTCATGCACGCCAATTGGATGCGGATCGAGCCCTACGGCCTGGTCGGCGCCCTCGATGACGACGACGTCACCCACGTCCTGGAGCTGGCGCCCCGCACCCGGGTCCGGCACTTCAAGGCCAACCACGTCATCCACCGCGACGATCCGCGCGGCTACATCCGGGCGATCCGTGAGTTCCGGGGCGCGCCCCCGTCCTGA
- a CDS encoding MarR family winged helix-turn-helix transcriptional regulator — MGDAPDDQGLPPALADSTAYLLTRAVRISARLAHNEFGREPLRFAHYTTLCWVEHLGPCSQIELATAMGIDPSDLVTVLQALEAEGALRRSVDAADRRRRILDVTDDGRRWLWRRREQARRYDEALCAGTQDGGAALRAQLGLIAHPAGAPTLPEGG; from the coding sequence ATGGGAGACGCCCCCGACGATCAAGGCCTTCCGCCGGCGCTGGCGGACAGCACCGCGTATCTGCTCACGCGCGCCGTGCGCATCTCCGCACGCCTGGCTCACAACGAGTTCGGCCGCGAGCCGCTGCGCTTCGCGCACTACACGACCCTGTGCTGGGTGGAGCACCTCGGCCCCTGCTCCCAGATCGAACTCGCCACCGCCATGGGGATCGACCCCAGCGACCTGGTGACGGTCCTCCAGGCGCTCGAGGCCGAGGGGGCGCTGCGCCGGAGCGTCGATGCGGCGGACCGCAGGCGCCGGATCCTGGACGTCACGGACGACGGCCGCCGGTGGCTGTGGCGCCGTCGCGAGCAGGCGCGGCGCTACGACGAGGCGCTATGCGCCGGCACGCAGGACGGGGGAGCGGCCCTGCGCGCCCAACTCGGGCTCATCGCCCATCCGGCGGGCGCGCCGACCCTTCCCGAAGGCGGGTGA